In Ooceraea biroi isolate clonal line C1 chromosome 13, Obir_v5.4, whole genome shotgun sequence, a genomic segment contains:
- the LOC105286543 gene encoding uncharacterized protein LOC105286543 isoform X9, whose protein sequence is MPKTRLFTRSVINARPINMTLNMECTEEPLSEVQLSSRTKLKDNCNRVSAILEELIKDHGGKLVCQAGVVSGYQYTLPTSQTATPTVVPSNPQILNVAQQNKNPAPIKLNIGKTSGSQGNIQLVVDPRVGVILGAVTQTQGTTTTTTSVASTNTQPQQENYVYTRSGRRTKVLQVQQPEIIEEPAPVARVRAKPGPATHVVTPITTDAAATTSSQGVTNLRIKTMNKQQTQTNQPTQKPTEHTSIGGISVGSKNAAACEQIDEVKKNQPDGREFTFNKTNGGRTYPSLVVVARPNLRNKDIGAQVAQKERQALDAKVKSVLMFSATKFAEWLIQQGLLKSEQCCLQHSTKYEKVKLKLGMYSDQGTFPYSGGYVWISNCCPDRYVSVFSGSVFQGAPYTPTVLLKLIYHWACQTNVQNVVSWVKVSNIYLKNFYTNLRSICTAAVWDKTRKMGGKNSVIQVGVISLGTTSQDGHLRQVKVEVLGVLDPVTSDLRLRACDPMQDEDRSFKRRFNNILHPLKEWVHKDSKIMTDFTVDKSTLNDMGYNHVVQSAFAEQNPRNIMNNFHIMEYLRKIVPRMFQNTLSLLSRQMIQQFLDELIWREMYGGTSERAFDNIIRHIAEQTKLDLICTFFSDDNLIDHLAKIATNPFHDWTYTAKNSASDTLTLPKDSAPQQHAQQAADVVASQNAAESALLKCSGPKKRGRKRIYPAPSLEQDPKKIALDPKPNKEKEKEKEGKGEKESKDLIPLQELYYATLEGDKNLILKEHRSSLFFKCFLCMTIMKSNTEVMEHMISHVPPQVPGQSELSVCRYCCIALSSQHQMLTHVAETHSNFGNSDSAMVVCAICEEKFGKNKSLIDHLSSMHYPSEMPYRCESCGYRTSSHKDIIDHYNKAHEKGEGLQCPYCLKVIQFARDGNVSASSVHAYLSHMQRHVVRRDQGKGNKCSRCCLWFNQKSSLTRHQRELHDCISNPNAIPYSAGSSGIMISKEQPEVKQFTIDSPPPELPPDEKIQKWSSGPIVVNASTRCLPCQECEEDIDEEDHYPGEQRCRQCRYVTCCWRAFQEHRQQIHNERPKTSLIVPSPLINVPLAKKLQCSCGHTSIDGNQLARHLIKCKTMSARPVKESAPSGMLDSLGLVPKTTEETVLDEKSD, encoded by the exons ATGCCAAAAACACGACTGTTCACACGTTCTGTCATAAATGCTCGTCCGATCAACATGACACTAAACATGGAGTGTACAGAGGAACCTCTGAGTGAAGTACAGTTGTCCTCGAGAACAAAACTCAAAGATAATTGTAACAGA GTTTCAGCTATTTTGGAAGAACTGATTAAGGATCACGGAGGTAAACTAGTGTGTCAAGCTGGTGTCGTCAGCGGTTATCAATACACATT GCCTACCAGTCAGACGGCAACTCCGACAGTAGTTCCAAGCAATCCTCAGATCTTAAACGTT GCCCAGCAGAACAAGAATCCGGCGCCGATCAAACTGAACATCGGTAAGACAAGTGGATCTCAGGGAAACATTCAGCTGGTAGTGGATCCGCGTGTAGGAGTCATCTTGGGAGCCGTTACACAAACTCAAG GTACAACTACGACGACTACGTCCGTGGCGTCCACCAATACGCAGCCGCAACAAGAGAAT TACGTGTATACCAGATCTGGGCGTAGGACGAAAGTTCTTCAGGTGCAACAGCCTGAGATCATAGAAGAG CCCGCACCTGTTGCCCGCGTGAGAGCGAAGCCCGGACCAGCGACGCACGTTGTTACACCAA taaCTACTGATGCTGCAGCGACTACTAGTTCACAAGGTGTGACAAATCTCAGAATAAAAACTATGAACAAACAGCAGACTCAGACAAACCAGCCGACTCAGAAACCTACGGAACACACTAGTATAGGGGGGATATCCGTCGGCAGCAAAAATGCAG CAGCTTGTGAACAAATTGACGAGGTGAAGAAGAATCAGCCCGATGGTCGGGAGTTCACGTTTAACAAGACCAACGGTGGTCGAACTTATCCCTCCTTAGTGGTGGTAGCGAGGCCAAATCTACGTAACAAAGACATCGGAGCGCAAGTTGCGCAGAAGGAAAGACAAGCATTAG ACGCTAAAGTCAAAAGCGTGCTCATGTTTTCCGCGACGAAATTCGCCGAATGGTTGATTCAACAGGGCTTGCTGAAATCGGAGCAGTGCTGTTTGCAACATAGCACAAAGTATGAAAAGGTTAAGCTCAAGTTAGGAATGTACAGTGACCAAGGAACATTTCCTTATTCCGGCGGCTACGTCTGGATCTCCAATTGTTGTCCCGATAGATACGTTTCCGTCTTCTCTGGTTCTGTTTTTCAAGGAGCTCCGTACACGCCTACTGTCCTGTTGAAGCTGATTTATCATTGGGCATGTCAAACTAACGTGCAGAACGTAGTCTCTTGGGTGAAAGTGTCCAACATATATctaaaaaacttttatacaAATCTACGTAGCATTTGTACAGCGGCGGTATGGGACAAGACTCGGAAAATGGGTGGTAAAAACTCGGTGATACAAGTCGGCGTGATCAGTTTAGGCACCACGTCGCAAGATGGACATTTGCGACAG GTGAAAGTCGAGGTTCTGGGTGTTCTGGATCCCGTCACGTCGGATTTACGATTACGCGCCTGTGACCCAATGCAAGACGAGGATCGATCGTTCAAAAGACGATTTAACAATATTCTACATCCGCTGAAAGAGTGGGTGCACAAGGATTCCAAGATAATGACCGATTTCACCGTCGACAAGAGCACTTTGAACGACATGGGATATAATCACGTTGTACAGTCCGCATTCGCGGAGCAGAATCCTAGAAATATTATGAACAACTTCCACATCATGGAATATCTACGAAAAATCGTGCCGAGGATGTTTCAGAACACGTTAAGTTTGCTCAGTAGACAAATGATACAACAATTCTTGGACGAATTAATCTGGAGAGAAATGTATGGCGGTACGTCGGAACGCGCGTTCGACAATATTATCCGGCACATCGCAGAACAAACCAAACTCGACCTAA TTTGCACATTTTTTTCAGACGACAATCTGATAGACCACTTGGCGAAAATAGCTACCAATCCGTTTCATGACTGGACTTATACAGCGAAGAATTCAGCGAGCGACACGTTGACGTTACCAAAGGATTCGGCACCGCAACAGCACGCGCAACAGGCCGCTGATGTGGTAGCGTCTCAAAACGCCGCTGAGTCCGCCCTGTTAAAATGCTCCGGTCCGAAGAAGCGAGGAAGGAAACGGATTTATCCCGCGCCAAGTCTGGAGCAAGACCCGAAGAAAATTGCCCTGGACCCTAAGCCTAACaaggaaaaggagaaggagaaggaaggTAAAGGCGAAAAAGAATCGAAGGATCTGATTCCGCTCCAGGAATTGTACTACGCTACGCTGGAAGGCGACAAGAACCTGATTCTAAAGGAGCACAGGTCTTCGTTGTTTTTCAAG TGTTTCCTCTGCATGACGATAATGAAGTCCAACACCGAGGTGATGGAGCACATGATCAGTCACGTACCCCCGCAAGTACCTGGTCAGTCGGAATTGTCGGTGTGCCGGTACTGTTGTATCGCTCTCTCGTCGCAGCACCAGATGCTCACTCACGTCGCGGAGACGCACAGTAATTTTGGCAATTCTGACAGCGCGATGGTAGTTTGCGCCATTTGCGAGGAGAAATTCG GAAAGAACAAATCATTAATCGACCATCTATCATCGATGCATTATCCCTCCGAGATGCCATATCGTTGCGAGAGCTGCGGTTATCGCACGTCCAGTCACAAGGACATCATAGATCACTATAACAAGGCCCATGAGAAAGGCGAGGGACTGCAGTGTCCTTATTGCTTGAAG GTGATACAATTCGCACGTGATGGCAATGTGAGCGCATCCAGTGTCCATGCCTACCTGTCGCACATGCAAAGGCACGTTGTGAGGCGGGATCAAGGAAAGGGCAACAAGTGCTCGAGATGTTGCCTCTGGTTCAATCAGAAAAGTTCGTTGACGCGACACCAGCGAGAGTTACACGACTGCATTTCGAATCCAA ACGCGATACCGTACTCCGCTGGTAGCAGTGGAATAATGATCTCGAAGGAGCAACCGGAGGTGAAGCAATTCACCATAGACAGTCCACCGCCTGAGCTACCGCCGGATGAAAAGATACAAAAGTGGAGTAGCGGACCGATCGTGGTGAACGCTTCCACGAGGTGCTTGCCGTGCCAGGAATGCGAGGAGGACATCGACGAAGAGGATCACTACCC CGGCGAACAGCGGTGTCGGCAGTGCCGTTACGTTACGTGCTGCTGGCGCGCGTTCCAGGAGCACCGGCAACAAATCCATAACGAAAGACCGAAAACCAGTTTGATCGTGCCGTCTCCGCTGATCAACGTCCCGTTGGCAAAGAAATTGCAGTGTTCATGCGGCCACACGTCGATCGATGGCAATCAATTAG CGAGACACttgataaaatgtaaaacaatgTCGGCACGTCCCGTGAAAGAATCGGCACCATCTGGTATGCTCGACAGCCTAGGACTGGTCCCGAAAACTACCGAA GAGACTGTTCTGGACGAGAAATCCGATTAA
- the LOC105286543 gene encoding uncharacterized protein LOC105286543 isoform X8, translating to MGSKSHMALSHHRLSRKKRYIRRRRLLRMQQTEQAKHSTTAEDTSKKYKQAIVGFNQIVGSLNGTTLLIPIIQCLGSTSNTASVPTDKMPKTRLFTRSVINARPINMTLNMECTEEPLSEVQLSSRTKLKDNCNRVSAILEELIKDHGGKLVCQAGVVSGYQYTLPTSQTATPTVVPSNPQILNVAQQNKNPAPIKLNIGKTSGSQGNIQLVVDPRVGVILGAVTQTQGTTTTTTSVASTNTQPQQENYVYTRSGRRTKVLQVQQPEIIEEPAPVARVRAKPGPATHVVTPTTTSSQGVTNLRIKTMNKQQTQTNQPTQKPTEHTSIGGISVGSKNAACEQIDEVKKNQPDGREFTFNKTNGGRTYPSLVVVARPNLRNKDIGAQVAQKERQALDAKVKSVLMFSATKFAEWLIQQGLLKSEQCCLQHSTKYEKVKLKLGMYSDQGTFPYSGGYVWISNCCPDRYVSVFSGSVFQGAPYTPTVLLKLIYHWACQTNVQNVVSWVKVSNIYLKNFYTNLRSICTAAVWDKTRKMGGKNSVIQVGVISLGTTSQDGHLRQVKVEVLGVLDPVTSDLRLRACDPMQDEDRSFKRRFNNILHPLKEWVHKDSKIMTDFTVDKSTLNDMGYNHVVQSAFAEQNPRNIMNNFHIMEYLRKIVPRMFQNTLSLLSRQMIQQFLDELIWREMYGGTSERAFDNIIRHIAEQTKLDLNDNLIDHLAKIATNPFHDWTYTAKNSASDTLTLPKDSAPQQHAQQAADVVASQNAAESALLKCSGPKKRGRKRIYPAPSLEQDPKKIALDPKPNKEKEKEKEGKGEKESKDLIPLQELYYATLEGDKNLILKEHRSSLFFKCFLCMTIMKSNTEVMEHMISHVPPQVPGQSELSVCRYCCIALSSQHQMLTHVAETHSNFGNSDSAMVVCAICEEKFGKNKSLIDHLSSMHYPSEMPYRCESCGYRTSSHKDIIDHYNKAHEKGEGLQCPYCLKVIQFARDGNVSASSVHAYLSHMQRHVVRRDQGKGNKCSRCCLWFNQKSSLTRHQRELHDCISNPNAIPYSAGSSGIMISKEQPEVKQFTIDSPPPELPPDEKIQKWSSGPIVVNASTRCLPCQECEEDIDEEDHYPGEQRCRQCRYVTCCWRAFQEHRQQIHNERPKTSLIVPSPLINVPLAKKLQCSCGHTSIDGNQLARHLIKCKTMSARPVKESAPSGMLDSLGLVPKTTEETVLDEKSD from the exons AACACTTCTTATCCCAATAATACAGTGCCTGGGTTCAACTTCAAATACGG CGTCAGTACCCACAGACAAAATGCCAAAAACACGACTGTTCACACGTTCTGTCATAAATGCTCGTCCGATCAACATGACACTAAACATGGAGTGTACAGAGGAACCTCTGAGTGAAGTACAGTTGTCCTCGAGAACAAAACTCAAAGATAATTGTAACAGA GTTTCAGCTATTTTGGAAGAACTGATTAAGGATCACGGAGGTAAACTAGTGTGTCAAGCTGGTGTCGTCAGCGGTTATCAATACACATT GCCTACCAGTCAGACGGCAACTCCGACAGTAGTTCCAAGCAATCCTCAGATCTTAAACGTT GCCCAGCAGAACAAGAATCCGGCGCCGATCAAACTGAACATCGGTAAGACAAGTGGATCTCAGGGAAACATTCAGCTGGTAGTGGATCCGCGTGTAGGAGTCATCTTGGGAGCCGTTACACAAACTCAAG GTACAACTACGACGACTACGTCCGTGGCGTCCACCAATACGCAGCCGCAACAAGAGAAT TACGTGTATACCAGATCTGGGCGTAGGACGAAAGTTCTTCAGGTGCAACAGCCTGAGATCATAGAAGAG CCCGCACCTGTTGCCCGCGTGAGAGCGAAGCCCGGACCAGCGACGCACGTTGTTACACCAA CGACTACTAGTTCACAAGGTGTGACAAATCTCAGAATAAAAACTATGAACAAACAGCAGACTCAGACAAACCAGCCGACTCAGAAACCTACGGAACACACTAGTATAGGGGGGATATCCGTCGGCAGCAAAAATGCAG CTTGTGAACAAATTGACGAGGTGAAGAAGAATCAGCCCGATGGTCGGGAGTTCACGTTTAACAAGACCAACGGTGGTCGAACTTATCCCTCCTTAGTGGTGGTAGCGAGGCCAAATCTACGTAACAAAGACATCGGAGCGCAAGTTGCGCAGAAGGAAAGACAAGCATTAG ACGCTAAAGTCAAAAGCGTGCTCATGTTTTCCGCGACGAAATTCGCCGAATGGTTGATTCAACAGGGCTTGCTGAAATCGGAGCAGTGCTGTTTGCAACATAGCACAAAGTATGAAAAGGTTAAGCTCAAGTTAGGAATGTACAGTGACCAAGGAACATTTCCTTATTCCGGCGGCTACGTCTGGATCTCCAATTGTTGTCCCGATAGATACGTTTCCGTCTTCTCTGGTTCTGTTTTTCAAGGAGCTCCGTACACGCCTACTGTCCTGTTGAAGCTGATTTATCATTGGGCATGTCAAACTAACGTGCAGAACGTAGTCTCTTGGGTGAAAGTGTCCAACATATATctaaaaaacttttatacaAATCTACGTAGCATTTGTACAGCGGCGGTATGGGACAAGACTCGGAAAATGGGTGGTAAAAACTCGGTGATACAAGTCGGCGTGATCAGTTTAGGCACCACGTCGCAAGATGGACATTTGCGACAG GTGAAAGTCGAGGTTCTGGGTGTTCTGGATCCCGTCACGTCGGATTTACGATTACGCGCCTGTGACCCAATGCAAGACGAGGATCGATCGTTCAAAAGACGATTTAACAATATTCTACATCCGCTGAAAGAGTGGGTGCACAAGGATTCCAAGATAATGACCGATTTCACCGTCGACAAGAGCACTTTGAACGACATGGGATATAATCACGTTGTACAGTCCGCATTCGCGGAGCAGAATCCTAGAAATATTATGAACAACTTCCACATCATGGAATATCTACGAAAAATCGTGCCGAGGATGTTTCAGAACACGTTAAGTTTGCTCAGTAGACAAATGATACAACAATTCTTGGACGAATTAATCTGGAGAGAAATGTATGGCGGTACGTCGGAACGCGCGTTCGACAATATTATCCGGCACATCGCAGAACAAACCAAACTCGACCTAA ACGACAATCTGATAGACCACTTGGCGAAAATAGCTACCAATCCGTTTCATGACTGGACTTATACAGCGAAGAATTCAGCGAGCGACACGTTGACGTTACCAAAGGATTCGGCACCGCAACAGCACGCGCAACAGGCCGCTGATGTGGTAGCGTCTCAAAACGCCGCTGAGTCCGCCCTGTTAAAATGCTCCGGTCCGAAGAAGCGAGGAAGGAAACGGATTTATCCCGCGCCAAGTCTGGAGCAAGACCCGAAGAAAATTGCCCTGGACCCTAAGCCTAACaaggaaaaggagaaggagaaggaaggTAAAGGCGAAAAAGAATCGAAGGATCTGATTCCGCTCCAGGAATTGTACTACGCTACGCTGGAAGGCGACAAGAACCTGATTCTAAAGGAGCACAGGTCTTCGTTGTTTTTCAAG TGTTTCCTCTGCATGACGATAATGAAGTCCAACACCGAGGTGATGGAGCACATGATCAGTCACGTACCCCCGCAAGTACCTGGTCAGTCGGAATTGTCGGTGTGCCGGTACTGTTGTATCGCTCTCTCGTCGCAGCACCAGATGCTCACTCACGTCGCGGAGACGCACAGTAATTTTGGCAATTCTGACAGCGCGATGGTAGTTTGCGCCATTTGCGAGGAGAAATTCG GAAAGAACAAATCATTAATCGACCATCTATCATCGATGCATTATCCCTCCGAGATGCCATATCGTTGCGAGAGCTGCGGTTATCGCACGTCCAGTCACAAGGACATCATAGATCACTATAACAAGGCCCATGAGAAAGGCGAGGGACTGCAGTGTCCTTATTGCTTGAAG GTGATACAATTCGCACGTGATGGCAATGTGAGCGCATCCAGTGTCCATGCCTACCTGTCGCACATGCAAAGGCACGTTGTGAGGCGGGATCAAGGAAAGGGCAACAAGTGCTCGAGATGTTGCCTCTGGTTCAATCAGAAAAGTTCGTTGACGCGACACCAGCGAGAGTTACACGACTGCATTTCGAATCCAA ACGCGATACCGTACTCCGCTGGTAGCAGTGGAATAATGATCTCGAAGGAGCAACCGGAGGTGAAGCAATTCACCATAGACAGTCCACCGCCTGAGCTACCGCCGGATGAAAAGATACAAAAGTGGAGTAGCGGACCGATCGTGGTGAACGCTTCCACGAGGTGCTTGCCGTGCCAGGAATGCGAGGAGGACATCGACGAAGAGGATCACTACCC CGGCGAACAGCGGTGTCGGCAGTGCCGTTACGTTACGTGCTGCTGGCGCGCGTTCCAGGAGCACCGGCAACAAATCCATAACGAAAGACCGAAAACCAGTTTGATCGTGCCGTCTCCGCTGATCAACGTCCCGTTGGCAAAGAAATTGCAGTGTTCATGCGGCCACACGTCGATCGATGGCAATCAATTAG CGAGACACttgataaaatgtaaaacaatgTCGGCACGTCCCGTGAAAGAATCGGCACCATCTGGTATGCTCGACAGCCTAGGACTGGTCCCGAAAACTACCGAA GAGACTGTTCTGGACGAGAAATCCGATTAA
- the LOC105286543 gene encoding uncharacterized protein LOC105286543 isoform X7, with amino-acid sequence MGSKSHMALSHHRLSRKKRYIRRRRLLRMQQTEQAKHSTTAEDTSKKYKQAIVGFNQIVGSLNGTTLLIPIIQCLGSTSNTASVPTDKMPKTRLFTRSVINARPINMTLNMECTEEPLSEVQLSSRTKLKDNCNRVSAILEELIKDHGGKLVCQAGVVSGYQYTLPTSQTATPTVVPSNPQILNVAQQNKNPAPIKLNIGKTSGSQGNIQLVVDPRVGVILGAVTQTQGTTTTTTSVASTNTQPQQENYVYTRSGRRTKVLQVQQPEIIEEPAPVARVRAKPGPATHVVTPITTDAAATTSSQGVTNLRIKTMNKQQTQTNQPTQKPTEHTSIGGISVGSKNAACEQIDEVKKNQPDGREFTFNKTNGGRTYPSLVVVARPNLRNKDIGAQVAQKERQALDAKVKSVLMFSATKFAEWLIQQGLLKSEQCCLQHSTKYEKVKLKLGMYSDQGTFPYSGGYVWISNCCPDRYVSVFSGSVFQGAPYTPTVLLKLIYHWACQTNVQNVVSWVKVSNIYLKNFYTNLRSICTAAVWDKTRKMGGKNSVIQVGVISLGTTSQDGHLRQVKVEVLGVLDPVTSDLRLRACDPMQDEDRSFKRRFNNILHPLKEWVHKDSKIMTDFTVDKSTLNDMGYNHVVQSAFAEQNPRNIMNNFHIMEYLRKIVPRMFQNTLSLLSRQMIQQFLDELIWREMYGGTSERAFDNIIRHIAEQTKLDLNDNLIDHLAKIATNPFHDWTYTAKNSASDTLTLPKDSAPQQHAQQAADVVASQNAAESALLKCSGPKKRGRKRIYPAPSLEQDPKKIALDPKPNKEKEKEKEGKGEKESKDLIPLQELYYATLEGDKNLILKEHRSSLFFKCFLCMTIMKSNTEVMEHMISHVPPQVPGQSELSVCRYCCIALSSQHQMLTHVAETHSNFGNSDSAMVVCAICEEKFGKNKSLIDHLSSMHYPSEMPYRCESCGYRTSSHKDIIDHYNKAHEKGEGLQCPYCLKVIQFARDGNVSASSVHAYLSHMQRHVVRRDQGKGNKCSRCCLWFNQKSSLTRHQRELHDCISNPNAIPYSAGSSGIMISKEQPEVKQFTIDSPPPELPPDEKIQKWSSGPIVVNASTRCLPCQECEEDIDEEDHYPGEQRCRQCRYVTCCWRAFQEHRQQIHNERPKTSLIVPSPLINVPLAKKLQCSCGHTSIDGNQLARHLIKCKTMSARPVKESAPSGMLDSLGLVPKTTEETVLDEKSD; translated from the exons AACACTTCTTATCCCAATAATACAGTGCCTGGGTTCAACTTCAAATACGG CGTCAGTACCCACAGACAAAATGCCAAAAACACGACTGTTCACACGTTCTGTCATAAATGCTCGTCCGATCAACATGACACTAAACATGGAGTGTACAGAGGAACCTCTGAGTGAAGTACAGTTGTCCTCGAGAACAAAACTCAAAGATAATTGTAACAGA GTTTCAGCTATTTTGGAAGAACTGATTAAGGATCACGGAGGTAAACTAGTGTGTCAAGCTGGTGTCGTCAGCGGTTATCAATACACATT GCCTACCAGTCAGACGGCAACTCCGACAGTAGTTCCAAGCAATCCTCAGATCTTAAACGTT GCCCAGCAGAACAAGAATCCGGCGCCGATCAAACTGAACATCGGTAAGACAAGTGGATCTCAGGGAAACATTCAGCTGGTAGTGGATCCGCGTGTAGGAGTCATCTTGGGAGCCGTTACACAAACTCAAG GTACAACTACGACGACTACGTCCGTGGCGTCCACCAATACGCAGCCGCAACAAGAGAAT TACGTGTATACCAGATCTGGGCGTAGGACGAAAGTTCTTCAGGTGCAACAGCCTGAGATCATAGAAGAG CCCGCACCTGTTGCCCGCGTGAGAGCGAAGCCCGGACCAGCGACGCACGTTGTTACACCAA taaCTACTGATGCTGCAGCGACTACTAGTTCACAAGGTGTGACAAATCTCAGAATAAAAACTATGAACAAACAGCAGACTCAGACAAACCAGCCGACTCAGAAACCTACGGAACACACTAGTATAGGGGGGATATCCGTCGGCAGCAAAAATGCAG CTTGTGAACAAATTGACGAGGTGAAGAAGAATCAGCCCGATGGTCGGGAGTTCACGTTTAACAAGACCAACGGTGGTCGAACTTATCCCTCCTTAGTGGTGGTAGCGAGGCCAAATCTACGTAACAAAGACATCGGAGCGCAAGTTGCGCAGAAGGAAAGACAAGCATTAG ACGCTAAAGTCAAAAGCGTGCTCATGTTTTCCGCGACGAAATTCGCCGAATGGTTGATTCAACAGGGCTTGCTGAAATCGGAGCAGTGCTGTTTGCAACATAGCACAAAGTATGAAAAGGTTAAGCTCAAGTTAGGAATGTACAGTGACCAAGGAACATTTCCTTATTCCGGCGGCTACGTCTGGATCTCCAATTGTTGTCCCGATAGATACGTTTCCGTCTTCTCTGGTTCTGTTTTTCAAGGAGCTCCGTACACGCCTACTGTCCTGTTGAAGCTGATTTATCATTGGGCATGTCAAACTAACGTGCAGAACGTAGTCTCTTGGGTGAAAGTGTCCAACATATATctaaaaaacttttatacaAATCTACGTAGCATTTGTACAGCGGCGGTATGGGACAAGACTCGGAAAATGGGTGGTAAAAACTCGGTGATACAAGTCGGCGTGATCAGTTTAGGCACCACGTCGCAAGATGGACATTTGCGACAG GTGAAAGTCGAGGTTCTGGGTGTTCTGGATCCCGTCACGTCGGATTTACGATTACGCGCCTGTGACCCAATGCAAGACGAGGATCGATCGTTCAAAAGACGATTTAACAATATTCTACATCCGCTGAAAGAGTGGGTGCACAAGGATTCCAAGATAATGACCGATTTCACCGTCGACAAGAGCACTTTGAACGACATGGGATATAATCACGTTGTACAGTCCGCATTCGCGGAGCAGAATCCTAGAAATATTATGAACAACTTCCACATCATGGAATATCTACGAAAAATCGTGCCGAGGATGTTTCAGAACACGTTAAGTTTGCTCAGTAGACAAATGATACAACAATTCTTGGACGAATTAATCTGGAGAGAAATGTATGGCGGTACGTCGGAACGCGCGTTCGACAATATTATCCGGCACATCGCAGAACAAACCAAACTCGACCTAA ACGACAATCTGATAGACCACTTGGCGAAAATAGCTACCAATCCGTTTCATGACTGGACTTATACAGCGAAGAATTCAGCGAGCGACACGTTGACGTTACCAAAGGATTCGGCACCGCAACAGCACGCGCAACAGGCCGCTGATGTGGTAGCGTCTCAAAACGCCGCTGAGTCCGCCCTGTTAAAATGCTCCGGTCCGAAGAAGCGAGGAAGGAAACGGATTTATCCCGCGCCAAGTCTGGAGCAAGACCCGAAGAAAATTGCCCTGGACCCTAAGCCTAACaaggaaaaggagaaggagaaggaaggTAAAGGCGAAAAAGAATCGAAGGATCTGATTCCGCTCCAGGAATTGTACTACGCTACGCTGGAAGGCGACAAGAACCTGATTCTAAAGGAGCACAGGTCTTCGTTGTTTTTCAAG TGTTTCCTCTGCATGACGATAATGAAGTCCAACACCGAGGTGATGGAGCACATGATCAGTCACGTACCCCCGCAAGTACCTGGTCAGTCGGAATTGTCGGTGTGCCGGTACTGTTGTATCGCTCTCTCGTCGCAGCACCAGATGCTCACTCACGTCGCGGAGACGCACAGTAATTTTGGCAATTCTGACAGCGCGATGGTAGTTTGCGCCATTTGCGAGGAGAAATTCG GAAAGAACAAATCATTAATCGACCATCTATCATCGATGCATTATCCCTCCGAGATGCCATATCGTTGCGAGAGCTGCGGTTATCGCACGTCCAGTCACAAGGACATCATAGATCACTATAACAAGGCCCATGAGAAAGGCGAGGGACTGCAGTGTCCTTATTGCTTGAAG GTGATACAATTCGCACGTGATGGCAATGTGAGCGCATCCAGTGTCCATGCCTACCTGTCGCACATGCAAAGGCACGTTGTGAGGCGGGATCAAGGAAAGGGCAACAAGTGCTCGAGATGTTGCCTCTGGTTCAATCAGAAAAGTTCGTTGACGCGACACCAGCGAGAGTTACACGACTGCATTTCGAATCCAA ACGCGATACCGTACTCCGCTGGTAGCAGTGGAATAATGATCTCGAAGGAGCAACCGGAGGTGAAGCAATTCACCATAGACAGTCCACCGCCTGAGCTACCGCCGGATGAAAAGATACAAAAGTGGAGTAGCGGACCGATCGTGGTGAACGCTTCCACGAGGTGCTTGCCGTGCCAGGAATGCGAGGAGGACATCGACGAAGAGGATCACTACCC CGGCGAACAGCGGTGTCGGCAGTGCCGTTACGTTACGTGCTGCTGGCGCGCGTTCCAGGAGCACCGGCAACAAATCCATAACGAAAGACCGAAAACCAGTTTGATCGTGCCGTCTCCGCTGATCAACGTCCCGTTGGCAAAGAAATTGCAGTGTTCATGCGGCCACACGTCGATCGATGGCAATCAATTAG CGAGACACttgataaaatgtaaaacaatgTCGGCACGTCCCGTGAAAGAATCGGCACCATCTGGTATGCTCGACAGCCTAGGACTGGTCCCGAAAACTACCGAA GAGACTGTTCTGGACGAGAAATCCGATTAA